One Lentibacillus cibarius DNA window includes the following coding sequences:
- the xerD gene encoding site-specific tyrosine recombinase XerD translates to MLKPAFDEFMHYLQVEKGVSENTLKSYERDLKKYLLYIEKRVQKSAWNDIDRTDITSFLYKLKDDGKSSATIARTISSIRSFHRFLVREQITNHDATIHIETPKKERKLPGILSNQDVDTLLAISGNTPLEMRNKAMLELLYATGLRVSELVSLKVSDLHLTMGFVRCLGKGSKERIVPLGDVARKAVDDYLRFSRTSLVKRNEDQYALFVNQHGRPLSRQGFWKILKKLARDVGIKKEITPHTLRHSFATHLLENGADLRSVQEMLGHADISTTQIYTHVTKARLKDIYREHHPRA, encoded by the coding sequence ATGCTCAAGCCCGCTTTTGACGAATTCATGCATTACCTACAGGTGGAGAAGGGCGTTTCAGAGAACACATTAAAGTCATATGAGAGAGATTTGAAAAAATATTTGTTGTATATTGAAAAGAGGGTCCAGAAGTCAGCATGGAACGATATTGACCGGACTGATATTACCAGTTTTTTATATAAACTGAAGGATGACGGGAAATCATCTGCTACCATTGCACGGACTATTTCATCCATCCGTTCGTTTCACCGGTTTCTTGTCAGGGAACAGATAACCAATCACGATGCAACGATACATATTGAAACACCGAAAAAAGAAAGAAAGCTACCTGGGATTCTGTCTAATCAGGATGTGGATACGCTACTAGCAATTAGCGGGAATACACCTCTAGAGATGCGCAATAAAGCAATGCTTGAATTGCTTTATGCGACAGGGCTTAGAGTGAGTGAACTGGTCTCGTTAAAGGTGAGTGACCTACATTTGACCATGGGGTTTGTTCGTTGTCTTGGTAAAGGATCAAAAGAGCGAATTGTCCCCCTTGGAGACGTTGCCAGAAAAGCTGTTGACGATTATTTACGGTTTTCCAGAACAAGCCTTGTAAAACGGAATGAGGATCAGTATGCATTGTTCGTCAATCAGCACGGACGACCACTATCACGACAAGGCTTCTGGAAAATTCTCAAAAAGCTCGCTCGCGATGTCGGGATAAAGAAAGAAATTACGCCGCATACATTGCGACATTCGTTCGCGACACATTTATTGGAGAATGGTGCAGATTTGCGTTCTGTTCAAGAAATGTTAGGGCATGCTGATATTTCAACAACGCAGATTTATACACATGTAACAAAAGCCCGTTTGAAGGATATTTATCGGGAACATCATCCGCGAGCATAA
- a CDS encoding Fur family transcriptional regulator produces the protein MEHRLEQIKKQLHAQSYKLTPQREATVRVLLEREEDHLSAEDVYLLVKEKAPEIGLATVYRTLELLSELKIVDKINFGDSVSRYDLRKEGAEHFHHHLVCIECGSVEEIEEDLLEEVERIVEKDWRFQVKDHRLTFHGICKQCQEAVVESTK, from the coding sequence ATGGAACATCGGTTGGAACAGATAAAAAAGCAGCTCCATGCTCAAAGCTACAAACTTACACCGCAGCGCGAGGCAACGGTTAGAGTATTGCTTGAACGTGAAGAAGATCACCTTAGTGCTGAGGATGTATACTTGCTCGTTAAAGAAAAAGCTCCCGAAATAGGGCTGGCCACTGTTTACCGGACCCTTGAATTGTTGTCGGAATTGAAAATTGTTGATAAGATAAATTTTGGTGACAGTGTGTCACGTTACGACTTGCGAAAAGAAGGGGCGGAGCATTTTCATCACCATCTCGTTTGCATCGAATGCGGGTCTGTTGAGGAAATTGAAGAAGATCTTTTAGAAGAAGTTGAACGTATCGTCGAAAAGGACTGGCGTTTTCAAGTGAAAGATCACCGGCTCACTTTTCATGGCATTTGTAAACAATGTCAGGAAGCAGTAGTCGAGTCAACGAAATAA
- the spoIIM gene encoding stage II sporulation protein M produces MYNKRTLLVDHVKEHATIYIFMIILFLTGIIFGAIIVNSMNFIQKQDLFFYLERFFGDIAADEQAGNNAILKDSFFYHVKYLFILFVLGLSVIGLPVVWVLLFLKGMIVGFSVGFIVNQLGMKGLFLASISIAPQNILVIPVYIAAGSLSMIFSLTLLNKLFSRKFSRPVLQPFGKYVMAFVSLIVVSLAAAVLEAYIANEGMELIIKSFYSQQ; encoded by the coding sequence ATGTACAATAAACGGACGCTTCTAGTAGACCACGTAAAAGAGCACGCAACCATTTATATTTTTATGATAATCCTGTTTTTGACAGGGATTATTTTTGGTGCAATCATTGTAAACAGTATGAACTTTATCCAGAAGCAGGACCTGTTTTTTTATCTTGAACGCTTTTTTGGTGATATAGCTGCTGACGAACAAGCTGGAAATAATGCCATATTAAAAGACAGTTTTTTTTATCATGTGAAATATTTATTTATATTGTTTGTTTTGGGTTTATCAGTTATCGGGCTGCCGGTGGTCTGGGTTTTGCTGTTTCTGAAGGGGATGATTGTTGGTTTTTCGGTTGGTTTTATCGTTAATCAACTGGGAATGAAGGGGCTATTTCTGGCTTCGATATCCATTGCACCGCAAAACATTCTTGTAATCCCGGTATATATCGCTGCAGGTAGTTTGTCGATGATATTCTCCCTAACTCTATTGAACAAGCTTTTTTCCCGGAAGTTCTCCCGACCGGTATTACAGCCGTTTGGTAAGTATGTAATGGCATTTGTCTCCCTAATCGTCGTTTCATTAGCCGCCGCAGTGTTGGAAGCCTATATTGCAAATGAAGGTATGGAATTGATCATAAAATCCTTTTATAGTCAACAATGA
- the thiS gene encoding sulfur carrier protein ThiS encodes MKLNVNGNEIHVPETVKTIEDVKLHLNITNPGVIVEHNGDILEKSTHVDKQITDGDKIEFVQFVGGG; translated from the coding sequence GTGAAGCTAAACGTAAATGGCAATGAGATACATGTGCCGGAAACAGTGAAAACGATTGAAGATGTCAAGCTGCATTTGAATATCACGAATCCCGGTGTCATTGTGGAACATAATGGCGATATCTTAGAAAAATCTACTCACGTTGATAAGCAAATAACAGACGGTGACAAAATTGAGTTCGTACAATTTGTAGGAGGCGGTTGA
- the thiO gene encoding glycine oxidase ThiO, whose translation MKQHYDAIIVGGGVMGSSIAYQLSKRNMQVLIIEKDGMAKKASSAAAGMLGAQSELEGDHQLFPLAQQSRAMFPVVAEELKSLSGIDIELKQTGILKVAQTEDELTHLKSVAALQRSMGQEAEWLSAEKIRMKEPELSAAALGGFYIPNDGQVSAPLLSKAFAQSAAVLGTDMLEYTKVDSFIRKDNRIIGVKTTAGTYYAEEIVVAGGAWSSHILQKAGESLDVYPVKGECFAVQHDQQMISSSIFLTNGYIVPKSGGRLIIGATQKPGDFDQTVHLHGLSGLIANATNMIPALKEAKWENAWAGIRPQTGDDLPYIGRCPHVNGLSVAAGHFRNGILLSPITGILVADLLEGKPVDDTFAIDRKLLEEVNS comes from the coding sequence ATGAAACAGCATTATGACGCAATTATCGTTGGCGGGGGAGTGATGGGAAGTTCCATTGCATATCAACTAAGTAAACGAAACATGCAAGTGCTGATCATTGAAAAAGATGGGATGGCGAAAAAGGCCTCCAGCGCGGCAGCAGGAATGTTAGGTGCGCAGTCAGAACTGGAAGGTGATCATCAGCTTTTTCCATTGGCCCAACAAAGCAGGGCGATGTTTCCGGTGGTAGCTGAGGAACTAAAATCCCTCTCCGGCATAGATATCGAACTCAAACAAACCGGTATTTTAAAAGTGGCCCAAACAGAAGATGAACTTACCCATTTAAAATCTGTTGCAGCACTACAGCGATCGATGGGGCAAGAGGCGGAATGGTTATCGGCAGAAAAAATAAGGATGAAAGAACCGGAACTTTCTGCTGCTGCCTTAGGTGGTTTCTATATACCGAATGACGGACAGGTTTCTGCGCCGCTATTGTCTAAAGCTTTTGCTCAATCGGCCGCTGTTTTAGGTACAGATATGCTGGAATATACGAAAGTCGACAGTTTTATACGGAAAGATAATCGTATTATTGGGGTCAAAACTACTGCCGGTACCTATTATGCCGAGGAAATAGTTGTTGCAGGTGGAGCATGGAGCAGCCACATCCTCCAAAAAGCCGGTGAATCACTAGATGTTTATCCTGTGAAAGGGGAATGTTTTGCAGTTCAGCATGATCAGCAAATGATATCCTCTAGTATCTTTCTGACAAATGGTTACATTGTACCAAAGTCTGGAGGAAGGTTGATCATTGGCGCCACACAAAAGCCCGGTGATTTCGATCAAACTGTACATTTGCATGGCTTGTCAGGCCTGATAGCAAATGCTACAAACATGATTCCGGCGTTGAAGGAGGCCAAATGGGAAAATGCTTGGGCAGGTATCCGACCGCAAACAGGTGACGACTTACCTTACATTGGTAGGTGCCCTCATGTAAATGGCTTATCTGTTGCAGCCGGCCATTTTCGGAATGGGATTCTGCTTAGTCCGATTACAGGTATACTTGTAGCTGACTTATTAGAAGGCAAACCAGTTGATGATACGTTTGCGATTGACCGTAAGCTTTTGGAGGAGGTGAACTCGTGA
- a CDS encoding thiazole biosynthesis adenylyltransferase ThiF, whose product MQERYSRQMLFSGIGEEGQALLQNKHVLVIGAGALGTGNAEILVRSGVGTITIADRDYVEWSNLQRQQLYTEEDARNHMPKAIAAKKRLETINSDVKINAHIVDITPLEMEQFVHGIDLIIDATDNFDIRMIMNDISQKYAIPWIYGSIVASYGVSFTVIPGTSPCLHCLMEDVPIGGMTCDTGGVISPVVQLVVAHQTAEALKILTENWEYVRRELISFDLWTNQHASINVSKVKKAACSSCGSEATYPFLTYDNKMKTAVLCGRDTVQIRPAANEQRDLETVAASLSKLGKVEQNDFLLQFKTGENRMVMFKDGRVLVHGTNDEVKAKSLYHKYLA is encoded by the coding sequence ATGCAGGAACGCTATTCCAGACAGATGTTATTTTCCGGCATTGGCGAGGAAGGTCAAGCACTGCTGCAAAATAAGCACGTATTAGTTATTGGTGCGGGGGCGCTCGGTACCGGAAATGCGGAAATATTGGTCCGGTCCGGCGTTGGCACTATTACTATAGCAGATCGTGATTATGTCGAATGGAGCAACCTGCAACGCCAGCAATTATACACCGAGGAAGACGCCAGAAATCATATGCCTAAAGCAATTGCTGCAAAAAAACGGTTGGAAACAATCAATTCCGACGTGAAAATTAACGCACACATTGTTGATATTACACCTTTAGAAATGGAACAATTTGTTCATGGGATCGATTTAATCATCGATGCTACTGACAATTTTGACATTCGTATGATTATGAATGATATATCGCAGAAATATGCAATTCCATGGATTTACGGTTCAATTGTTGCCAGTTACGGCGTCAGTTTTACCGTTATTCCGGGAACATCACCATGCCTGCATTGTCTGATGGAAGATGTTCCTATTGGTGGCATGACCTGTGATACGGGAGGGGTGATTTCTCCGGTTGTACAGTTAGTCGTTGCCCATCAAACGGCTGAAGCACTTAAGATATTAACAGAAAACTGGGAATACGTACGCCGTGAATTAATTTCCTTTGATCTATGGACAAACCAGCACGCATCAATCAACGTTTCTAAAGTAAAAAAGGCAGCATGTTCATCATGCGGATCCGAGGCGACTTATCCATTCTTGACGTATGACAATAAAATGAAGACTGCAGTCCTTTGCGGCCGGGATACCGTGCAAATTCGGCCGGCAGCAAACGAACAAAGGGATTTGGAGACTGTTGCCGCATCCTTATCCAAACTTGGCAAAGTAGAACAGAATGACTTTTTATTGCAATTTAAGACCGGTGAGAATCGCATGGTGATGTTTAAGGATGGTCGTGTACTTGTGCATGGGACAAATGATGAAGTAAAGGCAAAATCACTCTATCACAAATATCTCGCCTAG
- a CDS encoding NUDIX hydrolase: MKEFEEKTIRTEHIYDGKIVKLQVDDVRLPDGKTSKRELIRHAGAVGVIPITKDNKIVLVRQYRKPLEKSLVEIPAGKLEDGEDPRVTALRELEEETGYRADSLQFVTSFYTSPGFADEVMYLYLTKNIESVDDAAAADEDEFVERVELTLEEAKQYVNERKIHDAKTNYAILYLESLERM, encoded by the coding sequence ATGAAGGAATTTGAAGAAAAAACCATTCGCACAGAACATATATATGACGGTAAAATTGTCAAACTGCAGGTAGATGACGTGAGGCTGCCAGACGGGAAAACATCCAAGCGAGAACTTATCAGACATGCCGGGGCGGTAGGGGTTATCCCAATTACAAAAGATAATAAGATTGTTCTTGTGAGACAATACCGAAAACCGCTGGAGAAATCGCTAGTAGAGATACCGGCCGGAAAACTGGAAGACGGCGAAGATCCACGAGTGACAGCATTGCGTGAACTGGAAGAGGAAACAGGGTATAGGGCAGATTCCTTGCAGTTTGTGACGTCGTTTTATACCTCGCCCGGATTTGCTGATGAGGTGATGTACCTTTATTTGACGAAGAACATAGAATCGGTGGATGACGCCGCGGCAGCTGATGAGGATGAATTTGTCGAGCGAGTGGAACTAACGCTAGAAGAAGCAAAGCAATATGTGAATGAACGAAAGATTCATGATGCGAAAACCAATTACGCCATACTATACCTGGAATCGTTAGAAAGGATGTAG
- a CDS encoding DNA polymerase thumb domain-containing protein yields MDYANYPRNDILCIDMRSFYASVEAVKRGLDPMTAQLAVVGDVNRPGSIVLAASPALKKKHGISNVSRFFELPNDPDIVIAPAHMADYLAVSIEITKLLNQYVPKEAIHPYSVDEVWVTVNGMEKLFGSRWQVAASIKRDILENFGITCSIGIGDNKFLAKVVMDLYAKKEGIAACTYEDVREKLWPHPVQDIWGIGRQMQRNLNRMGIITLGQLARFPFKQLTKRFGIMGEQLYWHAWGVDLSPVLGNFTKTEQKGFGHGISLLRDYSNDEVAVCMLDLCEEVCRRARTANKAGRTIHLGIAYSKTSGGGFSRSRSIPLPTNSTMDMYHVCMELFGEFYDGTSDIRHVYVTLGNLHDDYGDAQLSLFEDTAGKKAIGYVMDNIRATYGSTAILRATSYTKAGVTIDRSAKIGGHQA; encoded by the coding sequence ATGGATTATGCCAACTACCCGCGGAATGATATCCTGTGTATTGATATGCGCTCCTTTTATGCGAGTGTCGAAGCCGTGAAACGAGGGTTGGATCCAATGACTGCCCAGCTGGCTGTCGTCGGTGACGTGAACAGGCCGGGGAGCATCGTCCTGGCCGCCTCTCCGGCATTAAAGAAAAAGCACGGCATCAGTAATGTCAGTCGCTTTTTTGAACTGCCTAATGACCCTGACATTGTCATTGCACCGGCACACATGGCAGACTATTTAGCAGTGTCCATAGAAATCACCAAACTGCTTAACCAGTATGTCCCGAAAGAAGCGATTCATCCGTATTCGGTTGATGAGGTCTGGGTAACGGTGAACGGAATGGAGAAATTATTTGGCAGCCGGTGGCAAGTTGCCGCTTCCATCAAACGCGATATCCTGGAAAATTTCGGCATCACCTGTTCAATCGGAATAGGTGACAATAAATTCCTTGCTAAAGTGGTGATGGACCTATACGCCAAAAAAGAGGGCATAGCAGCATGCACGTATGAAGATGTCCGGGAAAAACTATGGCCACATCCAGTGCAGGATATTTGGGGAATCGGCCGGCAAATGCAGCGCAATCTAAACCGGATGGGGATTATTACGCTCGGACAGCTCGCTCGTTTTCCGTTTAAGCAATTAACAAAACGGTTTGGGATTATGGGGGAACAGTTATATTGGCATGCCTGGGGGGTTGACTTAAGTCCTGTCCTCGGCAACTTTACAAAAACAGAACAAAAAGGATTTGGTCATGGCATCTCGTTATTGCGTGATTACTCCAACGATGAAGTAGCTGTCTGTATGCTCGATTTGTGTGAAGAAGTATGCAGAAGAGCACGAACAGCAAATAAAGCCGGCCGAACCATTCATCTTGGTATAGCTTATTCCAAGACGTCAGGAGGCGGGTTTAGCCGATCGAGGTCCATTCCGCTGCCAACCAATAGTACCATGGACATGTATCATGTTTGTATGGAGCTGTTTGGTGAATTTTATGACGGAACAAGTGATATAAGACATGTTTATGTAACATTGGGCAATCTGCATGACGACTATGGTGATGCGCAATTGAGTTTATTTGAAGACACTGCCGGAAAAAAAGCTATCGGCTACGTGATGGATAACATTCGTGCAACATACGGATCCACTGCCATTTTACGTGCTACAAGCTATACAAAAGCGGGAGTTACTATCGACCGAAGCGCAAAAATAGGTGGGCATCAAGCATGA
- a CDS encoding thiamine phosphate synthase: MISTGQQTRAQFVSIIKDIHPYIDFVHLREPSWTDNEMIEAIDLLIEEGVPRNKLVVNTRVNVAHVMKTYGIQLTNESMDVTEVKKFYRHLRVGCSVHSVKEAIDAAGHGADYLIYGHIFETGSKPGIAPRGVKQLEEVTHNTTAPVIAIGGITPENAQLVLQSGASGIAVLSGILLARDPLKAVKKYQECLAGGIK; this comes from the coding sequence GTGATTTCGACCGGGCAACAGACTAGAGCGCAATTTGTGTCGATTATAAAGGATATACATCCATATATAGACTTCGTTCATCTCCGCGAACCTTCGTGGACAGATAATGAAATGATAGAAGCAATTGATTTACTTATTGAAGAAGGTGTTCCCCGTAACAAACTCGTTGTGAACACTCGTGTTAATGTAGCACACGTGATGAAAACATATGGAATTCAGCTTACCAATGAAAGCATGGACGTAACGGAGGTAAAAAAATTCTATCGTCACTTGCGCGTTGGCTGTTCGGTTCATTCAGTTAAGGAAGCTATTGATGCCGCCGGTCATGGTGCAGATTATCTCATTTATGGGCATATCTTTGAAACCGGTTCAAAACCAGGAATAGCACCTAGAGGGGTGAAACAACTGGAGGAAGTTACCCATAACACAACGGCACCCGTTATTGCCATTGGCGGAATAACGCCCGAAAATGCTCAACTTGTTTTGCAAAGTGGTGCCAGTGGTATTGCGGTTTTGTCAGGAATTTTGCTGGCGCGAGATCCACTGAAAGCTGTGAAGAAATATCAAGAATGTCTAGCAGGGGGAATAAAATGA
- a CDS encoding thiazole synthase has protein sequence MLTIGDKQFHSRLFLGTGKYPDFDTQKEAVDVSETEVLTFSVRRMNIFEPSQPNFLEKLDVEKYSLLPNTAGAKTAEEAVRTAKLAKASGLCDMIKVEVIGCDKTLLPDPVETLKATEELVKEGFTVLPYTSDDVVLAQRLADAGAHAIMPGASPIGSGQGIINPLNLSLIIEQATVPIIVDAGIGSPNDVTAAMELGADGILLNTAVSAAAHPVKMAEAMKLAVRAGRLGYEAGRIPKKRYATASSPMEGISV, from the coding sequence ATGTTAACTATTGGAGATAAACAATTTCATTCAAGACTATTTTTAGGTACAGGAAAATATCCGGATTTCGATACACAAAAAGAGGCAGTGGATGTCTCGGAAACAGAAGTACTGACTTTTTCGGTACGACGGATGAACATTTTTGAGCCATCACAGCCAAACTTTTTGGAGAAACTTGACGTGGAAAAGTACAGCCTGCTTCCAAATACAGCGGGAGCGAAAACGGCTGAGGAAGCTGTTCGTACGGCAAAGCTGGCGAAAGCGTCCGGTCTTTGTGACATGATTAAAGTGGAAGTAATCGGCTGTGACAAGACGTTGCTTCCCGATCCTGTTGAAACATTAAAAGCAACAGAAGAACTGGTAAAGGAAGGGTTTACAGTCTTGCCATACACGTCGGATGATGTTGTGCTCGCCCAACGGCTTGCCGATGCCGGTGCACACGCGATTATGCCCGGTGCATCACCGATTGGCTCTGGTCAAGGTATTATTAATCCTCTTAATTTAAGCTTAATTATTGAGCAAGCAACTGTTCCTATTATTGTTGATGCCGGAATAGGTTCCCCTAATGATGTAACGGCGGCAATGGAGCTCGGTGCTGACGGTATATTGTTGAACACAGCGGTTTCTGCTGCAGCACACCCTGTTAAAATGGCTGAAGCGATGAAGCTGGCTGTTCGAGCGGGACGGCTTGGCTATGAGGCAGGGCGTATTCCGAAAAAACGATACGCAACTGCCAGCAGTCCAATGGAAGGAATCAGTGTATAA
- a CDS encoding aldo/keto reductase: protein MKKNQLGQSDLYVSELTLGCMSLGTDSNQAKAIIDRALDAGINHLDTADLYSFGRNEEIVGSAIKDKRDQIILTTKVGNHFDRDQQDWFWDPSKEHIEQGIKDSLHRLGTDYIDFYMLHGGTIDDPIDETIEAFESLKSEGLIRAYGISSIRPNVIREYVQRSHMDAVMMQYNMLDRRPEEEILDLLHDNQISVLTRGPLAKGMLSNRANEQIAKKGKDGFLDYSHAELKTIQQKLEQLAGDESLNALALTYVLKHPAVASAVFGASSMEQVTENTQFDPAVLSDEIYREIQEMTKPVKYTNHR from the coding sequence ATGAAAAAGAATCAGCTAGGACAATCGGATTTATATGTTTCTGAGCTGACACTCGGCTGTATGTCGCTTGGAACGGACAGCAACCAGGCAAAAGCAATCATTGACCGTGCATTGGATGCTGGCATCAATCATTTGGATACAGCGGATTTGTATAGTTTCGGCCGAAATGAAGAAATTGTCGGCAGTGCGATAAAGGATAAACGGGATCAGATCATTTTAACAACAAAAGTTGGTAACCATTTTGATAGAGATCAACAGGACTGGTTCTGGGATCCATCCAAAGAACATATTGAACAAGGTATCAAGGATAGTCTGCACCGTTTGGGGACGGATTATATCGATTTTTATATGCTCCATGGCGGAACAATTGACGACCCGATCGATGAAACCATCGAAGCATTTGAAAGCCTAAAATCGGAAGGGCTCATTCGGGCGTACGGCATCTCCTCCATCCGGCCAAATGTCATTCGCGAATATGTGCAACGTTCTCATATGGATGCGGTTATGATGCAATATAATATGCTTGACCGCCGTCCTGAGGAAGAAATATTGGATCTTTTGCACGACAATCAAATCAGTGTTTTAACGCGTGGTCCGCTGGCAAAAGGCATGCTCAGTAATCGCGCAAATGAACAAATTGCTAAAAAAGGAAAAGATGGTTTTCTTGATTATTCGCATGCTGAACTGAAAACCATTCAGCAAAAACTTGAACAACTTGCCGGTGATGAGTCACTAAATGCGCTTGCATTAACGTATGTACTGAAGCATCCCGCGGTTGCCAGTGCCGTGTTTGGCGCAAGTTCTATGGAGCAAGTGACGGAAAATACACAATTTGATCCTGCCGTACTAAGTGATGAAATATATAGGGAAATACAGGAAATGACTAAACCTGTTAAGTATACCAACCACCGATAG
- a CDS encoding YqzK family protein, translating into MKQALWDTLKVFVIFIVCTCLFYAGLRYIHAEYEQYHRYDPPEGPSVKVFNTDADKSLIDRLNLFFQLGE; encoded by the coding sequence ATGAAGCAGGCGCTGTGGGATACGTTGAAAGTTTTTGTCATCTTTATCGTTTGCACATGTCTGTTCTATGCAGGTCTGCGTTACATACATGCTGAATATGAACAATATCATCGATACGATCCGCCTGAGGGTCCTTCGGTGAAAGTGTTCAATACTGATGCTGATAAGAGTTTAATAGACCGCTTGAATTTATTTTTTCAGTTGGGGGAGTAG
- a CDS encoding endonuclease Q family protein has product MLQSFFADMHIHIGRDMYNHPVKITGAKTLTLTNVLKEASRNKGIHLVGVIDSHAPAVQQEIKELIKSGHAYELNDGGIRFENVTLLLGSEIEIYDEHCWGPIHVLCFLPTLDQMEKFSAWLTTKMKNITLSSQRYYGTAKDLQYKVKELSGIFIPAHVFTPFKSMYGKGVDRSMTEVFDPDLLDAIELGLSSDTAMADQISELHDFTFLSNSDAHSLPKIAREYQELIMAEASFKEFNWALHQVHDRGIKRNFGMNPHLGKYYTTVCSQCLKPLAASALECHNCGSKKIVKGVFDRIKELQDADSVKTNRPPYLYQVPLEYLPSLGPKTFTKLLEHFQTEMNVIHHVPFHELHKVVPEKLATSIIDMREGKLAIKAGGGGKYGSVSTY; this is encoded by the coding sequence ATGCTGCAATCGTTTTTTGCCGATATGCATATTCACATTGGACGTGATATGTATAATCACCCGGTAAAAATAACCGGAGCTAAAACCTTAACACTGACAAATGTTCTGAAAGAGGCAAGCCGGAATAAAGGGATTCATCTCGTTGGCGTGATTGACAGTCATGCCCCAGCTGTGCAGCAGGAAATCAAAGAACTTATCAAGTCCGGGCACGCCTATGAACTCAATGACGGGGGTATCCGTTTTGAAAATGTAACATTACTACTCGGTTCGGAAATCGAAATTTATGATGAACATTGTTGGGGCCCCATCCACGTTCTCTGCTTTCTTCCAACATTGGATCAAATGGAAAAGTTCTCAGCATGGCTGACAACGAAAATGAAAAACATTACGCTAAGTTCCCAGCGCTATTATGGAACCGCCAAAGATTTGCAGTACAAAGTAAAGGAGCTTTCAGGCATTTTCATTCCTGCACATGTTTTCACACCTTTTAAAAGTATGTATGGAAAAGGTGTCGATCGGTCAATGACAGAAGTGTTCGACCCGGATTTGCTGGACGCAATTGAATTGGGGCTCAGCTCGGATACAGCAATGGCCGATCAAATAAGTGAACTGCATGACTTTACCTTTCTGTCCAATTCAGATGCTCATTCGCTTCCGAAGATAGCAAGAGAATACCAGGAATTAATCATGGCTGAGGCCTCGTTTAAAGAATTTAACTGGGCGCTGCATCAGGTGCATGACCGTGGGATAAAGCGCAATTTCGGCATGAATCCCCATCTGGGAAAATACTACACAACTGTTTGCAGCCAATGTCTGAAACCCCTTGCCGCCAGTGCCTTGGAATGTCATAATTGTGGTTCGAAAAAAATTGTAAAAGGCGTGTTCGACCGTATCAAAGAGCTGCAGGATGCTGATTCCGTAAAAACGAACCGCCCGCCTTATTTATACCAGGTTCCTTTAGAATATTTGCCGTCACTCGGCCCTAAGACGTTTACAAAATTACTGGAGCATTTTCAAACGGAAATGAATGTGATCCATCATGTCCCATTTCATGAACTGCATAAGGTCGTACCGGAAAAACTAGCAACATCCATCATCGATATGAGAGAAGGGAAATTGGCTATTAAAGCCGGTGGTGGTGGAAAATATGGAAGTGTTTCAACTTATTGA